In Phocoena sinus isolate mPhoSin1 chromosome 10, mPhoSin1.pri, whole genome shotgun sequence, a single genomic region encodes these proteins:
- the CDPF1 gene encoding cysteine-rich DPF motif domain-containing protein 1 isoform X2, protein MECEAERRPLGVFECQLCALTAPYSYVGQQPPGTQSVVLLEESYVMRDPFTPDKDRFLILGSRCGSCGRLVCVGPECSLFYSKRFCLPCVWENIDAFPQEIQQDLEKRKVPSKRPASQLGSRT, encoded by the exons ATGGAGTGTGAGGCGGAGCGCCGCCCCTTGGGTGTGTTTGAGTGCCAGCTCTGTGCCTTAACTGCTCCGTATAGCTACGTGGGGCAGCAGCCCCCCGGCACCCAGTCTGTCGT CCTCCTGGAGGAGAGCTACGTCATGAGGGACCCCTTCACCCCCGACAAGGACAGATTCCTGATCCTCGGCTCCAGATGCGGCTCATGTGGCAGGCTGGTGTGCGTGGGCCCG GAATGCAGTTTATTCTACTCCAAGAGATTTTGCCTCCCCTGTGTCTGGGAGAACATTGATGCTTTCCCTCAGGAAATTCAGCAAGacttggagaaaaggaaagtcCCATCCAAGAGGCCTGCCAGCCAGCTTGGTTCTCGAACATGA
- the CDPF1 gene encoding cysteine-rich DPF motif domain-containing protein 1 isoform X3 translates to MECEAERRPLGVFECQLCALTAPYSYVGQQPPGTQSVVGLGHSAHWHHFLPRSLLEESYVMRDPFTPDKDRFLILGSRCGSCGRLVCVGPVGMQFILLQEILPPLCLGEH, encoded by the exons ATGGAGTGTGAGGCGGAGCGCCGCCCCTTGGGTGTGTTTGAGTGCCAGCTCTGTGCCTTAACTGCTCCGTATAGCTACGTGGGGCAGCAGCCCCCCGGCACCCAGTCTGTCGT AGGTTTGGGCCATTCTGCCCACTGGCACCACTTCCTGCCCCGCAGCCTCCTGGAGGAGAGCTACGTCATGAGGGACCCCTTCACCCCCGACAAGGACAGATTCCTGATCCTCGGCTCCAGATGCGGCTCATGTGGCAGGCTGGTGTGCGTGGGCCCGGTGG GAATGCAGTTTATTCTACTCCAAGAGATTTTGCCTCCCCTGTGTCTGGGAGAACATTGA
- the CDPF1 gene encoding cysteine-rich DPF motif domain-containing protein 1 isoform X1, with protein sequence MECEAERRPLGVFECQLCALTAPYSYVGQQPPGTQSVVGLGHSAHWHHFLPRSLLEESYVMRDPFTPDKDRFLILGSRCGSCGRLVCVGPECSLFYSKRFCLPCVWENIDAFPQEIQQDLEKRKVPSKRPASQLGSRT encoded by the exons ATGGAGTGTGAGGCGGAGCGCCGCCCCTTGGGTGTGTTTGAGTGCCAGCTCTGTGCCTTAACTGCTCCGTATAGCTACGTGGGGCAGCAGCCCCCCGGCACCCAGTCTGTCGT AGGTTTGGGCCATTCTGCCCACTGGCACCACTTCCTGCCCCGCAGCCTCCTGGAGGAGAGCTACGTCATGAGGGACCCCTTCACCCCCGACAAGGACAGATTCCTGATCCTCGGCTCCAGATGCGGCTCATGTGGCAGGCTGGTGTGCGTGGGCCCG GAATGCAGTTTATTCTACTCCAAGAGATTTTGCCTCCCCTGTGTCTGGGAGAACATTGATGCTTTCCCTCAGGAAATTCAGCAAGacttggagaaaaggaaagtcCCATCCAAGAGGCCTGCCAGCCAGCTTGGTTCTCGAACATGA
- the PKDREJ gene encoding LOW QUALITY PROTEIN: polycystic kidney disease and receptor for egg jelly-related protein (The sequence of the model RefSeq protein was modified relative to this genomic sequence to represent the inferred CDS: deleted 2 bases in 2 codons; substituted 1 base at 1 genomic stop codon): MRPGPVLLLLGLGLGLSLSGGPGRRPPTPAPRGASATVPRVPGSPSGDLLGREPASARRAPPEARVRIPARTRAAVLRSVRGARGLGVRGVGVGVGHARLSLRPRAAPGGGVILSGGRDLCLRTGRLTGPAPRCLRAHVLLRARRAAAAAAAPARVDLQLSAPGGRLSLRWLARLPRSLGRLEWTFRLGLLGPTVPTAAAAAARVSPRSAVSPLSALPRGPRSYAGLVARTKCPTDGPTPVVLEAVNPNSSQAMESSVSCQISRSGVCVLDLVRIERNDDSPLQLTRKMEVTINATVKVHCPIQRFFGQYWKLYSVASVSDKPDWTKPLQNPPFKSENTPSSIRISTHSLSWGVYLLNFSVYIVTHDPKIPLKKDSDSIYIIIVKSPLQAVIPGDTNITVNFTDGLTLNGNMSSDPDAENPLEGLQFFWYCTTDPRNYDGHEITVRSKEVCLPEQVDLRWTWASGPILTLSPETLHGGRVYFFRLVIQKNDRTAFSDRVVHVLQGPAPVASISCIENCDTVLIISERFSLSLECPRCKAGRDVYRWSILSSSGDKMPFDWTGHTTTGRNGAYLSVKAFAFRRFVEDKFWISLNLATWGGSSLVLRHPFVIHHVPETTECKIDPAEGIAFITKFVVHCCSFKDKNIVLTYKIIVPDVRGFGEISSLKENNFGSILYWGKDCTAPPSFLPVGVLANHYALKIQAQAYNTSLRAFSQVTLYATVQAPTDINSSRTVLQELFNSTVGPDSSLSTLLQQQDFLPAGYLMYIVASVLNSMKTDSHLQADQIRLREHLFNQSFILPVNTVVEISQVVMTVTKLTQKTSEFSSLAQKLATVRTWQASQALQECHRRDKHISSEQIETVSTGILTSLSNILKLMVRHEVVEEPFHVVESLAETVLAVKVPEDTTTAMRTSNFNMYIKKTEKWNVTKFFSTEKHCRNCFYPTLNVSSVPSLPANAPISTMFCEFADDPFPWLNYGENILTEVVGFRMTGTEATGDVIEITPDVVEVYLVRKNLSFGTFNLTVGPSKESPKANESLRKTTGAFSFNVDSRAGKEVLIHIVTEVAMLFTVLVYAGHQITPTALIATYLVPHRIPPVAQDSDLFDPDCTVTEARVVCLPPSLLRVIAQRTSSSEPTVAVVLQAPHFVLEPNDKLVRISVFSTQCLDMYGIQSDWREDTCVVGEKTTWRKVHCICKNPGRARRQLDAMKLASLHLRTHYLAAKVIVVPNPVDLRLEVIRNVTQNPVTLFTVLFIMLLYIVLGFWALHRDEMDKCLRERVVVLPDNDPYDKVCYLVTVFTGSRCGSGTRANVFVQLQGTESSSDVHCLSHPQFTTLYRGSISTFLLTTKNDLGDIHSIRVWHNNEGSSPSWYLSRIKVENLFSRHIWLFMCREWLSIDTSLDRTFQVTPPDKSLNRMDFFLTDLSYRLGRSHMWFSVFSGVIATPFSRLQRLSCCLAMLLSSLLCNIMFFNLNKEKEAESQEEKYLRSMVIGMESVLITIPVQLMITSLFIYSQRRPPVTLREVAPRKHPGTPAASEHWEKRLAKWHAQETGNERSREPEKLPPTRRSPGLPKASVKTTSKRRPQPKRAESKVSRTQRKNKNANNPNVEDNRSVSPGEHPRQPDATPLKEKTRIVLPRCCVYVAWLLVFVTCTISSFFIVFYGLTYGYKKSIEWLFASFCCFCRSVLLVQPSKIIVVSGYRTSKPKVLXNLLWVGSCRYSEIELQNITQNPEEMRRRRQHIVQLRSSRMYQPPTEDDITIFKRKKRIKRRAFLFLSYILTHFVFLALLLSLVTLLHHTDGFYYNRFIRDQFSVDLASVTKPEDIYRWLNSVLLPLLHNDLRPTFLPESSSKILGLPLMRQVRARPGEKTCLPAKHFTQDSLKREIHCHPEYGTDPEDTKSYSGLWNRVSKRAIDKTTKGFTYKPREKRWVYHSYGLLHTYGSGGYAFYFFPEEQQFNSTLRLSELQGSRWLDEKTWAVILELTTFNPDTALFCSVSVIFEVSRVGVVNASLSAHSFSLADLNRKTSAEIYLYVAILIFFFAYVVEEVYVITQERSAYVKSVYNLLNFALKCIFTVLIVLFFRKHFLAVGIIRFYLSNSEDFIPFHAVSQVDHAMRVILGFLLFLTNLKTLRYSRFFYHVRLAQRAIQTALPGICHMALVVSVYFFVYMTFGYLVFGQHEWNYSDMIHATQTVFSYCVSALQNTEFSSNRVLGVLFLSSFLLVMMCIWINLLQAVILSAYGEMKQPVYEEPSEEAEAMTYLCHRLRTAFGFLSFKSKAEDQPKFFVNMVYGQPEKNDSRYLGLKTRNINGKKTVYLVV; this comes from the exons ATGCGGCCGGGACCCGTGCTCCtcctcctgggcctgggcctgggcctgagcCTGAGCGGTGGCCCTGGCCGCCGCCCGCCGACCCCGGCTCCTCGCGGGGCCAGCGCCACCGTCCCCAGGGTGCCCGGCTCGCCGTCCGGCGACCTCCTCGGCCGGGAGCCCGCCTCGGCCCGCCGCGCCCCGCCCGAGGCCCGGGTCCGCATCCCGGCGCGGACCCGGGCGGCCGTGCTGCGCTCGGTCAGGGGCGCCCGGGGCCTCGGGGTGCGCGGCGTCGGCGTTGGCGTCGGCCACGCCCGCCTCAGCCTACGGCCCCGCGCGGCCCCGGGCGGCGGCGTCATCCTGAGCGGCGGCCGCGACCTCTGTCTGCGGACCGGGCGGCTCACAGGCCCGGCGCCGCGCTGCCTCCGCGCGCACGTCCTGCTGCGCgcccgccgcgccgccgccgccgccgccgcgcccgcCCGCGTGGACCTGCAGCTGTCGGCGCCCGGCGGCCGGCTCTCCCTGCGCTGGCTCGCCCGCTTGCCGCGCTCCCTCGGGCGTCTGGAGTGGACCTTCCGCCTCGGGCTGCTCGGGCCCACGGTCCCCAcggccgccgctgccgccgcccgCGTGTCGCCCCGCTCGGCGGTGTCGCCCCTTTCGGCTCTGCCCCGCGGCCCACGCTCCTACGCGGGCTTAGTGGCCAGAACCAAGTGTCCCACGGACGGTCCCACGCCTGTCGTCTTAGAGGCTGTCAACCCGAACAGCTCCCAAGCCATGGAGTCCTCGGTGTCCTGTCAGATATCACGCTCGGGGGTCTGTGTGTTGGATCTGGTGAGGATCGAAAGGAATGACGATTCTCCCCTGCAGCTGACCCGGAAGATGGAAGTCACCATCAATGCCACGGTTAAGGTCCACTGCCCAATCCAGAGGTTCTTTGGTCAGTATTGGAAACTCTATTCCGTGGCCTCTGTATCTGACAAGCCGGACTGGACTAAACCTTTGCAAAATCCACCTTTCAAGTCAGAGAACACTCCATCAAGTATACGTATCTCCACGCATTCTTTATCTTGGGGGGTGTATCTGCTTAATTTCTCCGTGTACATCGTCACACATGATCCAAAGATACCTCTGAAGAAAGACTCAGATTCCATCTATATCATCATTGTTAAAAGTCCCCTGCAGGCGGTTATTCCTGGGGATACCAACATCACAGTTAATTTCACAGATGGGCTGACTCTGAATGGAAATATGTCCTCTGATCCAGATGCAGAAAACCCTTTAGAGGGACTTCAATTTTTTTGGTACTGTACCACAGACCCAAGAAACTACGATGGACATGAAATTACAGTGAGGAGCAAGGAAGTCTGTCTCCCAGAGCAGGTTGATCTCAGGTGGACATGGGCCTCTGGTCCTATACTCACACTTTCGCCGGAAACACTTCACGGCGGCCGTGTGTATTTTTTCCGACTGGTGATCCAGAAGAACGACAGAACAGCGTTTTCTGATAGGGTGGTGCATGTGCTCCAAGGACCGGCACCTGTAGCAAGCATTTCATGTATTGAAAATTGTGATACAGTTTTGATTATATCAGAGagattttctttgtctctagAATGCCCACGTTGTAAAGCAGGCCGTGATGTCTATCGATGGTCCATTCTGTCGTCTTCAGGTGATAAGATGCCATTTGATTGGACGGGGCACACAACAACAGGGCGGAATGGTGCATATTTGTCTGTAAAAGCTTTCGCCTTTCGGCGTTTCGTTGAAGATAAGTTTTGGATTTCTCTAAATCTAGCAACCTGGGGTGGATCGAGCTTGGTCTTAAGGCATCCCTTCGTTATTCACCACGTCCCTGAAACCACAGAATGCAAAATTGATCCAGCTGAAGGAATTGCATTCATTACTAAATTTGTTGTCCATTGTTGTAGTTTCAAGGATAAGAACATCGttcttacatataaaataatagttCCTGATGTGCGTGGTTTTGGTGAAATCAGTTCTTTAAAAGAGAATAACTTTGGGTCCATCCTCTATTGGGGGAAGGATTGCACAGcgcccccttcctttctccctgttGGTGTGTTAGCCAATCATTACGCCTTGAAAATACAAGCTCAGGCATATAATACCTCTCTGAGAGCTTTTTCTCAGGTGACTTTGTACGCCACTGTACAGGCTCCCACTGACATAAACTCATCAAGGACTGTGTTGCAGGAGTTATTCAATTCCACTGTGGGACCAGATTCATCACTGTCTACTTTGCTTCAACAGCAGGATTTTTTACCTGCAGGTTATTTAATGTATATTGTAGCTTCTGTCTTGAATAGCATGAAAACCGACTCACATCTGCAAGCTGACCAAATTAGACTCCGAGAACACCTTTTCAATCAGTCTTTCATTCTTCCTGTAAACACTGTGGTGGAAATTAGCCAGGTGGTCATGACTGTTACTAAATTAACGCAGAAAACCTCTGAGTTCTCCTCGCTTGCTCAGAAACTGGCCACGGTGAGGACTTGGCAAGCAAGCCAAGCCCTCCAAGAGTGTCACCGGAGAGATAAGCACATTTCTTCTGAGCAAATAGAAACTGTGAGCACTGGAATATTAACAAGTTTGTCTAATATCCTGAAACTGATGGTTCGTCATGAAGTGGTCGAAGAGCCTTTCCATGTCGTTGAATCTCTAGCAGAGACAGTACTGGCTGTAAAAGTGCCAGAGGATACGACCACTGCAATGAGGACGTCCAACTTTAACATGTATATCAAGAAAACGGAAAAGTGGAATGTTACCAAGTTTTTCAGCACTGAGAAACACTGTCGAAATTGTTTTTATCCAACCCTAAACGTGAGCAGCGTTCctagtctgcctgccaacgctcCAATCTCTACAATGTTTTGTGAGTTTGCAGATGACCCTTTCCCTTGGCTAAATTATGGGGAAAACATTTTGACCGAGGTGGTTGGATTCCGAATGACAGGAACCGAGGCCACCGGTGACGTGATTGAGATCACACCTGATGTAGTGGAAGTGTACCTCGTCAGAAAAAACTTGAGCTTTGGGACTTTTAATCTCACGGTGGGCCCCAGCAAGGAGTCTCCTAAAGCGAATGAGTCATTGAGAAAGACGACGGGGGCATTTAGCTTTAACGTGGACAGCAGAGCAGGGAAGGAGGTGTTGATCCACATTGTGACGGAAGTGGCCATGTTGTTCACGGTGTTGGTGTATGCTGGCCATCAGATCACACCCACCGCTTTGATCGCCACCTACCTCGTGCCCCATCGCATCCCCCCAGTTGCCCAAGACAGTGACCTGTTTGACCCTGACTGTACAGTGACAGAGGCCCGTGTGGTttgccttcccccatccctgttGCGGGTCATAGCTCAGCGAACCAGCTCCTCTGAGCCTACCGTCGCTGTGGTTCTGCAGGCACCTCATTTTGTCCTAGAGCCCAATGACAAGTTAGTGAGAATTTCTGTTTTCAGCACTCAATGCTTGGACATGTATGGGATCCAGAGCGATTGGAGAGAAGACACCTGCGTTGTCGGAGAGAAGACCACCTGGCGGAAAGTGCATTGTATCTGCAAGAACCCAGGGCGGGCCAGGCGGCAGCTGGACGCAATGAAACTAGCCAGCCTTCACCTGCGTACCCACTATTTGGCGGCCAAGGTGATCGTGGTCCCTAACCCCGTGGATCTACGATTAGAGGTCATCAGGAACGTGACCCAAAACCCCGTGACCCTCTTCACTGTACTTTTCATTATGCTCTTGTACATAGTCCTAGGGTTCTGGGCCTTGCACAGAGATGAAATGGACAAGTGTCTTAGGGAGCGTGTGGTAGTTCTCCCTGATAACGATCCTTATGATAAGGTATGTTACCTAGTCACCGTTTTTACAGGAAGCCGTTGTGGGTCTGGGACCAGGGCCAATGTCTTTGTCCAACTGCAGGGAACAGAGAGTAGCAGCGACGTGCACTGTTTAAGCCATCCACAGTTTACAACCCTCTACCGAGGAAGCATCAGCACTTTCCTCCTAACGACGAAAAATGACTTGGGGGACATCCATTCCATCCGCGTGTGGCACAACAACGAGGGCAGTTCCCCTAGTTGGTATTTAAGTAGAATCAAAGTGGAGAATCTGTTCAGCAGACACATCTGGCTGTTCATGTGCCGGGAGTGGCTTTCTATTGACACCTCTTTGGACAGAACCTTTCAAGTAACGCCCCCAGATAAGTCTCTCAACAGAATGGATTTTTTCCTTACGGATTTAAGTTATAGGCTGGGGAGAAGCCACATGTGGTTCTCTGTTTTTTCTGGTGTCATCGCCACCCCGTTCAGTAGGCTCCAGAGACTGTCCTGTTGCTTAGCCATGTTGCTGTCCTCCCTTCTGTGTAATATTATGTTCTTTaatctgaataaagaaaaagaagcgGAGTCACAAGAGGAGAAGTACCTCAGGTCGATGGTGATCGGGATGGAAAGTGTCTTAATTACCATCCCCGTGCAACTAATGATCACGTCTTTGTTCATCTATTCCCAGAGGAGACCTCCGGTGACCCTAAGGGAGGTCGCTCCTCGGAAGCATCCGGGGACGCCAGCAGCAAGTGAACACTGGGAAAAACGATTAGCAAAGTGGCACGCTCAGGAAACTGGCAACGAACGCTCCCGGGAGCCTGAAAAGCTTCCACCTACTAGGAGAAGTCCTGGACTTCCCAAGGCTTCTGTCAAGACCACCTCTAAAAGACGGCCCCAGCCCAAGCGAGCAGAAAGCAAGGTCTCCCGcacccaaagaaaaaataaaaacgcCAATAACCCAAACGTTGAAGACAATCGAAGTGTTTCTCCTGGAGAGCACCCTCGCCAGCCCGATGCTACACCCCTCAAAGAGAAGACCAGGATTGTTCTGCCGCGGTGTTGCGTTTATGTCGCATGGCTCTTGGTTTTTGTCACTTGTACCATATCCTcattctttattgtattttacggACTGACTTACGGCTACAAAAAGTCAATAGAATGGCTGTTTGCATCATTTTGTTGCTTC TGCAGGTCAGTTTTGCTGGTG CAACCATCTAAAATTATAGTCGTGTCAGGCTACAGAACAAGTAAGCCCAAAGTATTGTAAAACCTTCTGTGGGTCGGCAGCTGTCGCTACAGTGAGATCGAGCTGCAGAACATCACGCAGAACCCAGAGGAAATGCGCAGGCGCCGGCAGCACATCGTCCAGCTCCGAAGCTCGAGGATGTACCAGCCCCCGACTGAAGACGATATCACGATAttcaagagaaagaagaggatcAAGAGAAGAGCTTTCCTGTTCCTGAGCTACATCCTCACTCACTTCGTGTTTCTGGCCCTCCTGTTGAGCCTGGTCACCCTCCTACACCACACCGACGGCTTTTACTATAATCGGTTTATTCGGGACCAGTTCTCTGTGGATCTGGCGTCGGTGACCAAGCCGGAAGACATCTATCGGTGGCTGAACAGCGTGCTGttgcctctgctccacaacgacCTGCGTCCCACCTTTCTCCCTGAAAGCTCCTCTAAAATCCTCGGCCTGCCCCTGATGCGGCAGGTGAGGGCGCGACCTGGAGAGAAAACCTGTCTGCCTGCCAAACACTTCACGCAGGACAGCCTCAAAAGAGAGATTCACTGTCACCCCGAATACGGCACTGACCCAGAGGACACAAAAAGCTACTCCGGGTTGTGGAATAGAGTTAGTAAGCGGGCTATAGACAAGACTACGAAAGGATTTACTTACAAGCCTCGAGAAAAGAGATGGGTGTACCATTCCTATGGGCTGTTGCATACCTACGGGTCAGGAGGGTACGCGTTCTATTTTTTTCCGGAAGAGCAGCAGTTTAATTCCACACTGAGGCTCAGCGAACTCCAGGGAAGCCGTTGGCTGGATGAGAAGACATGGGCTGTGATCTTGGAACTAACAACTTTTAATCCAGACACCGCCCTCTTCTGCAGCGTCTCAGTCATCTTTGAGGTCTCTCGGGTAGGAGTCGTGAACGCTAGCCTGTCTGCGCACTCCTTCTCGCTTGCCGATCTCAACAGAAAAACTTCCGCAGAAATCTACTTGTACGTGgccatcctcatttttttttttgcctacgTTGTCGAGGAGGTCTACGTCATCACACAAGAAAGGTCCGCCTACGTGAAAAGCGTATATAATTTGCTCAACTTTGCTTTAAAATGCATCTTTACCGTGTTGATCGTGCTCTTTTTCAGGAAACACTTCTTGGCTGTCGGTATAATTCGGTTTTACCTGTCGAACTCTGAGGATTTCATTCCCTTTCATGCAGTGTCTCAAGTAGATCACGCCATGAGGGTGATTTTGGGTTTCCTGTTGTTTCTGACAAACCTGAAGACCCTCAGGTATTCCAGGTTCTTCTACCATGTGCGTCTCGCACAGAGGGCCATCCAGACTGCCCTTCCCGGCATCTGCCACATGGCACTAGTGGTGTCCGTGTACTTCTTCGTCTACATGACTTTCGGTTACCTGGTATTCGGGCAGCACGAATGGAACTACAGTGATATGATTCACGCCACGCAGACAGTATTCTCCTACTGCGTTTCAGCTCTTCAGAACACGGAATTTTCCAGTAACCGGGTTCTCGGGGTCCTGTTTCTCTCATCTTTTCTGCTGGTGATGATGTGCATATGGATCAACTTGCTTCAGGCGGTGATTTTGTCTGCCTACGGGGAAATGAAGCAGCCCGTGTATGAGGAGCCCTCAGAAGAAGCGGAAGCAATGACCTACCTGTGTCACAGACTAAGAACTGCATTTGGCTTTCTGTCCTTCAAATCCAAGGCAGAAGACCAACCCAAGTTCTTTGTCAACATGGTGTACGGGCAGCCAGAGAAGAATGACAGCCGGTACCTGGGGCTGAAGACCAGAAACATCAATGGGAAGAAAACGGTGTATCTCGTTGTGTGA